The Limibacillus halophilus genome window below encodes:
- a CDS encoding DUF2948 family protein encodes MTEGDRNRGLKLRVRDAEDLAVASAMLQDALIPVQEMRFLAKEKRFALVANRFCWERAPESLAADAAEQDEYKDGSSEDVAFAAVGSGGEAVYERVNCGVIVHCVKLARLRGFDLADRGRILELLAITLHGKRVILTFAGGAAVELTVTRLSCQLDDLGEPWPTLRRPQHADSPPDDLEKSPSGNPDLES; translated from the coding sequence ATGACCGAAGGCGACAGAAATCGGGGCTTGAAGCTGCGGGTGCGTGATGCGGAGGATTTGGCCGTTGCTTCGGCGATGCTGCAAGACGCGTTGATTCCGGTTCAGGAGATGCGTTTCCTGGCCAAGGAGAAGCGCTTCGCGCTAGTCGCAAATCGTTTCTGTTGGGAGCGCGCGCCCGAATCCCTGGCGGCGGATGCGGCCGAACAGGATGAGTATAAGGACGGAAGCAGCGAAGACGTCGCTTTTGCAGCGGTCGGGTCGGGTGGTGAGGCGGTTTACGAACGGGTCAATTGTGGGGTTATCGTTCATTGCGTGAAGCTCGCACGCCTGCGCGGCTTTGATTTAGCCGACCGGGGCCGCATCTTGGAACTTCTGGCCATTACTTTACACGGCAAGCGGGTGATCTTGACCTTCGCTGGTGGTGCCGCTGTTGAGTTGACCGTGACTCGATTGAGTTGCCAACTCGATGATCTGGGCGAACCCTGGCCGACCCTGAGACGGCCGCAGCACGCTGACTCGCCTCCAGATGACTTGGAGAAATCGCCTTCGGGGAATCCTGATCTGGAGTCCTGA
- a CDS encoding YtoQ family protein, with protein MTDLKTEGCGKMTERRWTVYLSGEIHSDWRERISDGIAAAGLPVDVTAPVTVHEDSDDCGVAIFGAEPNKVWHDRKGAQLNAIRTQTLIQDADMVVVRFGEKYKQWNAAFDAGYAAAMGTPYITLHPSEHDHALKEVDAAAHAVARDPEQVVQALTYILTGKLPAQRADTKAAE; from the coding sequence ATGACAGATTTGAAGACGGAAGGATGCGGCAAGATGACTGAGCGGCGTTGGACGGTTTACCTCTCGGGCGAGATTCACTCGGACTGGCGCGAGCGCATCAGCGATGGGATCGCGGCGGCGGGTCTGCCGGTCGATGTGACGGCGCCCGTCACGGTGCATGAGGATTCCGACGACTGCGGCGTGGCCATCTTCGGCGCCGAGCCGAACAAGGTCTGGCACGACCGCAAGGGCGCGCAGTTGAACGCGATCCGCACCCAGACATTGATTCAGGATGCGGACATGGTGGTGGTGCGTTTTGGCGAGAAGTACAAGCAGTGGAACGCCGCTTTCGACGCGGGCTACGCGGCGGCCATGGGCACGCCCTACATTACACTGCACCCCAGCGAACATGACCACGCACTCAAGGAAGTCGATGCCGCCGCCCATGCGGTGGCCCGGGACCCGGAACAGGTGGTCCAGGCATTGACCTACATCCTGACCGGAAAGCTGCCCGCGCAACGCGCCGATACCAAAGCCGCAGAGTAA
- the murA gene encoding UDP-N-acetylglucosamine 1-carboxyvinyltransferase: MDKIIIEGGQPLIGDIVVSGSKNAALPLMTASLLTEETLSLSNLPQLADITTLANLLEGLGVTLHMNGDAQENGALYGRTLDLCGGGVNDTCAPYDLVRKMRASVLVLGPLLARFGHAEVSLPGGCAIGTRPVDLHLSGLEALGAQIDLEEGYIKARAPKGLKGAEIVLPIISVGATENLLMAASLAEGQTRLIGAASEPEVVDLADCLVKMGAKIAGIGTSELTITGVSRLSGAAHRVIPDRIEAGTFLMAAGLTDGDLNLRGARADHLKSVITLLESAGLKIEATNEGLRARRANGPLQGVDVMTEAYPGFPTDLQAQFMALMATAEGASMVSETIFENRFMHVPELMRMGANITVHGGTALVRGRSRLKGAPVMATDLRASVSLVIAALGAEGQSEVNRVYHLDRGYERVEQKLAACGARIRRVPAE, translated from the coding sequence ATGGACAAGATTATCATCGAAGGCGGCCAACCCCTGATCGGGGACATCGTGGTCAGCGGTTCGAAGAACGCCGCGCTGCCGCTCATGACCGCCAGCCTTCTGACCGAGGAGACGTTGTCGCTTTCCAACCTGCCGCAGCTCGCCGACATCACGACGCTGGCGAATCTGCTCGAGGGTCTGGGCGTGACGCTGCATATGAACGGCGATGCCCAGGAAAACGGCGCGCTCTACGGGCGGACGCTCGATTTATGCGGCGGCGGCGTCAACGATACCTGTGCTCCTTACGACCTGGTTCGGAAAATGCGCGCAAGCGTATTGGTGCTGGGGCCTTTGCTGGCCCGCTTCGGGCATGCGGAGGTTTCGCTGCCGGGCGGTTGCGCCATCGGCACGCGTCCGGTCGACTTGCATCTGAGCGGGTTGGAAGCCCTGGGTGCGCAGATCGACCTGGAGGAAGGCTACATCAAGGCCCGCGCGCCCAAGGGCTTGAAAGGCGCGGAAATCGTTCTGCCGATCATCTCCGTCGGCGCGACGGAGAACTTGTTGATGGCGGCGAGCCTCGCCGAGGGCCAGACGCGTTTGATTGGCGCGGCCAGCGAACCCGAGGTCGTGGATCTGGCCGACTGCCTGGTAAAGATGGGCGCGAAGATCGCGGGTATCGGCACCTCGGAACTGACGATTACCGGCGTTTCCCGGCTGTCCGGCGCGGCCCACAGAGTGATCCCCGATCGAATCGAAGCGGGCACTTTCCTGATGGCGGCCGGTCTGACGGATGGCGACCTGAACTTGCGCGGCGCGCGAGCCGATCACCTTAAGTCGGTCATCACCTTGTTGGAGAGCGCCGGTTTGAAGATTGAAGCCACCAACGAGGGGCTGCGTGCGCGGCGCGCCAACGGTCCCTTGCAGGGGGTCGATGTCATGACCGAGGCCTATCCCGGTTTTCCAACCGACTTGCAGGCCCAGTTTATGGCACTGATGGCCACCGCCGAGGGCGCTTCGATGGTTTCTGAAACGATTTTCGAGAATCGCTTCATGCATGTGCCGGAACTCATGCGCATGGGTGCCAACATAACGGTCCACGGCGGCACGGCACTGGTGCGTGGCCGCAGCCGCTTGAAGGGCGCGCCGGTGATGGCCACTGACTTGCGGGCGTCCGTCAGCCTTGTCATCGCGGCCCTGGGTGCGGAAGGGCAAAGCGAGGTCAACCGGGTCTATCATCTGGATCGGGGTTACGAGCGGGTTGAGCAGAAGCTGGCGGCTTGTGGTGCGCGCATTCGGCGGGTGCCTGCTGAATAG
- a CDS encoding SxtJ family membrane protein produces MQRHSANTDLLRNGTVARKGHHEYTTDRDDTKAPSEKSFGITFAVVFALLGAWLLYSGGLGPWSIAAFVVSSGFLLAACVAPLCLRTMNLLWLKFGLLLHRIVNPLVMGLLFFVVFTPMGLAMRLFGSDLLRLRKRPGETSYWIIRAKEDVDQGSMTNQF; encoded by the coding sequence ATGCAAAGACATAGCGCCAACACCGATCTGCTGAGGAATGGGACCGTGGCGCGCAAAGGGCATCACGAGTATACGACTGATCGCGACGACACGAAGGCGCCCTCGGAAAAGTCCTTTGGCATAACCTTTGCGGTTGTTTTCGCGCTCCTGGGCGCGTGGCTGCTTTACAGCGGCGGTCTCGGCCCGTGGTCCATAGCGGCATTCGTTGTTTCGTCGGGTTTCTTGCTGGCAGCGTGCGTTGCGCCCCTGTGCCTGCGGACCATGAATCTGCTGTGGCTCAAGTTCGGTCTGCTTTTACACCGGATCGTCAATCCCCTGGTCATGGGCCTGCTGTTTTTTGTCGTCTTCACGCCGATGGGACTGGCGATGCGGCTATTCGGCAGCGATCTATTGCGGCTTCGCAAGCGACCGGGTGAAACCAGTTACTGGATCATCCGTGCAAAAGAAGACGTTGACCAAGGTTCCATGACAAATCAGTTCTAG
- a CDS encoding DUF5989 family protein, with protein MSFIKELWAFMRARRKFWLMPIIVMALLLGGLVILAKGSAVAPFIYTIF; from the coding sequence ATGTCTTTCATAAAAGAGCTCTGGGCATTCATGCGGGCGCGCCGCAAGTTTTGGTTGATGCCGATCATCGTCATGGCTCTTTTGCTGGGCGGTCTCGTGATCTTGGCCAAGGGCTCGGCTGTCGCACCCTTCATCTACACGATATTCTAG
- the trhA gene encoding PAQR family membrane homeostasis protein TrhA, with product MARVVGPPRCRETGGDAFDFPNYSVRERKADAGVHWIGVAASIIASAWMLIKSSHLMDVTVTASLTVYCFGLVSTFCASAAYNLATPGPRKEWLRRIDHAVIFVMIAGSYTPYAAASLGGEAGVLLLGALWTTAFLGVVLKLLFPRRFERLSLLLYLAMGWLALVVVEPLIAAISSQTLWLLAAGGIVYSLGAGVHSLRRLPFHNAVWHAMVLLAAGLHFVAASVEFL from the coding sequence ATGGCGCGCGTAGTTGGGCCGCCAAGATGCAGGGAAACAGGCGGAGATGCCTTTGACTTTCCCAACTATTCCGTCCGTGAACGCAAGGCTGACGCTGGAGTTCACTGGATAGGCGTCGCAGCCTCGATCATCGCTTCCGCTTGGATGCTGATCAAATCGTCGCACCTCATGGACGTGACGGTGACGGCGAGTCTTACCGTTTACTGTTTCGGGCTGGTTTCAACATTTTGTGCCTCAGCGGCATATAATCTGGCGACTCCGGGGCCGCGCAAGGAATGGCTCCGGCGGATCGATCACGCGGTAATCTTCGTGATGATCGCAGGATCTTACACGCCTTACGCGGCTGCGAGCCTTGGCGGAGAGGCGGGTGTCTTGCTCTTGGGTGCCCTTTGGACGACGGCGTTTCTCGGCGTTGTGCTCAAACTGCTGTTCCCGAGACGCTTCGAACGCCTCTCGCTCCTTCTGTATCTTGCAATGGGATGGTTGGCATTGGTCGTGGTAGAGCCGCTGATCGCCGCCATCTCATCTCAGACCCTATGGCTCCTGGCAGCGGGCGGTATCGTCTATTCCCTGGGGGCGGGAGTGCACAGCCTGAGGCGGCTGCCCTTTCACAATGCCGTCTGGCACGCCATGGTTTTATTGGCTGCCGGGTTGCACTTCGTGGCGGCAAGCGTGGAGTTTCTTTAA
- the dcd gene encoding dCTP deaminase, whose translation MAIMPDKWIREMAEGKGMIEPFVENQRREGVISYGLSSYGYDARVAPEFKIFTNVDNAVVDPKNFSDQSFVERSSDVCIIPPNSFALARTVEYFRIPRDVLVICLGKSTYARCGIIVNVTPLEPEWEGHVTLEFSNTTPLPAKIYANEGACQFLFLKGEAPCEVSYKDRQGKYMGQRGVTLPKL comes from the coding sequence ATGGCGATCATGCCTGATAAATGGATCCGTGAGATGGCCGAAGGCAAGGGCATGATCGAGCCTTTTGTCGAAAACCAGCGCCGCGAGGGCGTGATCTCCTACGGGCTTTCTTCCTATGGCTATGATGCCCGCGTCGCGCCGGAGTTCAAGATTTTCACCAACGTCGATAATGCCGTTGTGGACCCCAAGAATTTCTCGGACCAGAGTTTTGTCGAACGCAGCAGTGATGTCTGCATCATCCCGCCCAACTCCTTCGCACTGGCGCGCACGGTCGAATACTTCCGAATTCCGCGCGACGTTCTGGTGATCTGCCTGGGCAAGAGCACCTATGCGCGCTGTGGTATCATCGTCAACGTCACGCCGCTGGAGCCGGAATGGGAAGGGCATGTAACCTTGGAGTTTTCCAACACCACGCCGTTGCCCGCTAAGATTTACGCCAACGAGGGCGCCTGTCAGTTTCTGTTCCTCAAGGGCGAGGCGCCTTGCGAGGTTTCCTACAAGGACCGGCAGGGCAAGTACATGGGCCAGCGCGGCGTTACGCTACCGAAGCTGTGA
- a CDS encoding SGNH/GDSL hydrolase family protein, protein MQITSALRTLFINFAVLIGLILGLLFVTALLGDGYNLAKSLFPKDDKRADLPSYEDPEYARQVFRDQKGSIKDYIPFVEWRQSEVSRETLTIDASGRRQHGIGRDNDAGAATLGVFGGSTVWGTGVDDNGTIPAQLDALTDKYEVTNYGERGYTTLQNLIDLMTLINEQRAPEVVVFYEGFNDVWVHCNYAVTEHLNGHLEERRIQAALDRTGKEDYLYNTILVPILAFVTRISGGGDDSHLSGCSEDPQRADAVAEMFVRTLEMAEVLVRANGGRFHAFLQPSAYFANPRSDYLDLGDADQIAQRAQFAAVYPLILEKMAARAHPWFSDLSGALDNDQMLLIDHVHVTPLGNSLLAEKISAALK, encoded by the coding sequence ATGCAGATCACATCCGCGCTGCGGACTCTTTTCATCAATTTCGCCGTTCTGATCGGGTTGATTTTAGGACTCCTTTTCGTCACCGCGCTACTGGGTGACGGTTACAATCTGGCGAAGTCGTTGTTCCCGAAGGACGACAAACGCGCCGACCTGCCAAGCTACGAGGACCCTGAGTATGCCCGCCAGGTCTTCCGCGACCAGAAGGGCAGCATCAAGGATTACATCCCCTTTGTTGAATGGCGTCAGTCCGAGGTCAGCCGAGAAACGCTGACCATCGATGCCAGTGGCCGTCGCCAGCATGGCATCGGACGTGACAATGATGCCGGGGCCGCGACGCTGGGCGTGTTCGGCGGGTCGACCGTCTGGGGCACAGGCGTCGACGACAACGGCACCATTCCGGCACAGCTCGATGCCTTGACCGACAAGTACGAGGTGACGAATTACGGTGAGCGCGGTTACACGACGCTGCAAAACCTGATCGATCTCATGACCCTCATCAACGAACAGAGAGCGCCTGAAGTCGTTGTTTTCTATGAAGGTTTCAACGATGTCTGGGTTCATTGCAACTACGCGGTGACGGAGCACCTGAACGGCCATCTGGAGGAGCGCCGCATCCAGGCCGCACTCGATCGCACCGGCAAGGAGGATTACCTCTACAACACGATTTTGGTCCCGATCCTGGCCTTCGTCACGCGGATTTCCGGCGGTGGCGACGACAGCCACCTGTCAGGCTGCAGCGAGGACCCGCAGCGCGCCGATGCGGTCGCCGAGATGTTCGTACGCACTCTGGAGATGGCCGAAGTCCTGGTGCGTGCCAACGGCGGCCGGTTCCACGCCTTCTTGCAGCCTTCCGCCTATTTCGCAAACCCGCGCAGCGACTACCTGGACTTAGGCGATGCCGATCAGATTGCCCAGCGGGCCCAGTTCGCAGCCGTTTACCCGCTGATCCTTGAGAAGATGGCAGCCCGGGCGCATCCCTGGTTCAGCGATCTCAGCGGCGCTCTCGACAACGATCAGATGCTGTTGATCGATCACGTACACGTCACGCCGCTCGGCAACAGCTTACTGGCCGAGAAAATCAGCGCCGCGTTGAAATGA
- a CDS encoding carbamoyltransferase family protein — translation MRILGISAFYHDSAAALVEDGRIISAAQEERFTRKKHDDDFPHHAISYCLTEAGISAADIDHVVFYEKPFIKFERLIETYLMFAPRGFTSFLKAMPLWLKEKLFLKRLMVEKLGEIAEDVDWRSKLLFAEHHQSHAASAYYPSPFDEALVLTMDGVGEWATTSLGVGRGDSLTIEREIRFPHSLGLLYSAFTYYTGFKVNSGEYKVMGLAPYGRPTFTQTILDNIIDIREDGSFKLDLSYFDFCTGLTMTNSRFDRLFGGPPRGPEELLTQHHMDLAASIQEVTEIAVMCMATALAKETGIKNLCLAGGVALNCVANGKLQRSGQFDRIWVQPAAGDAGGALGAALAGYHDHFGLARPAREGLDAMVGSYLGPSFSPEQIETELTAAGAVFTALSDSEVIARTTDALTEGKAVGWMQGRMEFGPRALGNRSILGDPRSPTMQKLLNLKVKYRESFRPFAPSVLREDLEDWFELDCDSPYMLMVADVVEKRRRQMTPEEEALFGIDKLNVARSEIPAVTHVDFSARIQTVHQETNPQYHALLSAFKAATGCPVLVNTSFNVRGEPIVCTPSDAFRCFMGTDIEVLVCGNAFLSKDDQDPALKQDYKDRFELD, via the coding sequence ATGCGTATTCTTGGGATTTCCGCCTTCTACCACGACAGCGCCGCCGCGCTGGTTGAGGATGGCCGCATCATATCGGCGGCACAGGAAGAGCGGTTTACACGCAAGAAACACGATGATGATTTTCCGCATCATGCTATTTCCTACTGCCTGACCGAAGCTGGGATCAGTGCCGCGGATATCGATCACGTGGTTTTCTACGAAAAGCCCTTCATCAAGTTCGAGCGCCTGATCGAAACCTACCTGATGTTCGCACCACGCGGGTTTACCTCCTTTCTTAAGGCCATGCCCTTATGGCTGAAGGAGAAGCTTTTCCTGAAGCGCCTGATGGTGGAAAAACTGGGCGAGATCGCCGAAGATGTGGATTGGCGTTCTAAGTTGCTGTTTGCCGAGCATCATCAAAGCCATGCGGCCAGCGCCTATTATCCGTCGCCCTTCGACGAGGCGCTGGTGTTGACCATGGATGGCGTCGGCGAGTGGGCGACCACGTCGCTGGGTGTCGGTCGGGGCGACAGCCTGACGATCGAGCGGGAGATTCGCTTCCCGCATTCCCTGGGTCTTCTTTATTCGGCCTTTACCTACTACACCGGCTTCAAGGTCAATTCCGGAGAGTACAAGGTGATGGGCTTGGCGCCTTATGGCCGCCCAACCTTCACCCAAACCATTCTCGATAACATCATCGATATCCGCGAGGATGGCTCCTTCAAGCTGGACCTCAGTTACTTTGATTTCTGCACGGGCCTCACCATGACGAACAGCCGTTTCGACAGGCTGTTCGGCGGCCCGCCACGCGGGCCCGAGGAACTGCTGACGCAACACCACATGGACCTTGCGGCGTCGATCCAAGAGGTGACTGAAATCGCCGTCATGTGCATGGCGACAGCGCTGGCCAAGGAGACCGGGATCAAAAACCTGTGCCTTGCGGGCGGGGTGGCTCTCAATTGCGTTGCCAACGGTAAGCTCCAGCGCTCCGGCCAGTTCGACCGGATCTGGGTGCAGCCGGCCGCGGGCGATGCCGGCGGCGCCCTGGGGGCTGCCTTGGCCGGTTATCACGATCATTTTGGTTTGGCGCGACCGGCGCGCGAAGGGCTGGATGCCATGGTCGGCTCCTATCTGGGGCCGTCCTTCTCGCCGGAGCAGATTGAAACCGAGCTGACGGCCGCGGGTGCGGTTTTCACCGCGCTCAGCGATTCGGAGGTGATCGCACGGACCACCGATGCCCTGACCGAGGGTAAGGCCGTGGGTTGGATGCAGGGACGCATGGAGTTTGGCCCCCGAGCGCTCGGCAATCGCTCCATACTGGGCGATCCGCGGTCACCGACCATGCAGAAGCTGCTGAACCTCAAGGTCAAGTACCGCGAATCCTTCCGGCCCTTCGCACCCTCGGTGCTGCGTGAGGATCTGGAGGACTGGTTCGAACTGGATTGCGACAGCCCTTATATGCTGATGGTGGCCGATGTGGTCGAAAAGCGTCGGCGTCAGATGACCCCCGAGGAGGAGGCGCTGTTCGGTATCGACAAGTTGAATGTGGCCCGCTCGGAGATTCCGGCTGTCACGCACGTCGATTTCTCGGCCCGCATACAGACCGTCCACCAGGAGACCAACCCGCAGTATCACGCGCTCTTGTCGGCCTTCAAGGCGGCGACGGGTTGTCCGGTGCTGGTTAATACCAGCTTCAACGTGCGGGGCGAGCCGATCGTCTGCACGCCGTCGGACGCCTTCCGTTGCTTCATGGGAACGGATATCGAGGTTCTGGTGTGCGGTAACGCGTTTTTGAGTAAGGACGACCAGGACCCGGCCTTGAAGCAGGACTACAAGGACCGGTTTGAACTGGACTAG
- a CDS encoding DUF4410 domain-containing protein has translation MLRVCVIRKLLILAAIILPLAACTSAKVEPLSESPQQASVPNAPVLYQEVAIGDLTATREIWNHYLPYLREGIAKELEESGKFQRVHVSLPDPAGERLLVLSGQLTTMDEGSKALRFLIGFGAGSTTAAGTFELADGGGSLARFNIETDYAGGAGIGGLDMISTNELVQKLGVDAAEATVRWSQGKGLKPPTKN, from the coding sequence ATGCTGCGGGTCTGTGTTATCCGAAAATTGTTAATCCTTGCGGCCATTATTTTGCCGCTTGCTGCCTGCACTTCGGCGAAAGTCGAACCGTTGAGCGAAAGCCCGCAGCAGGCGAGCGTGCCAAATGCGCCGGTCCTCTATCAGGAAGTCGCAATCGGCGACCTGACGGCGACGCGTGAGATTTGGAATCACTACCTGCCCTACCTGCGTGAAGGCATCGCAAAGGAGCTGGAGGAATCCGGAAAGTTCCAGCGGGTCCACGTCAGTTTGCCGGACCCGGCAGGTGAGCGTCTGCTGGTTCTTTCCGGTCAACTGACTACGATGGACGAGGGTAGCAAGGCTCTACGGTTTCTGATTGGCTTCGGGGCCGGTTCCACCACCGCCGCCGGAACTTTTGAGCTTGCGGATGGTGGCGGCTCTTTGGCCCGTTTTAATATCGAAACCGACTACGCCGGTGGAGCGGGAATTGGTGGCCTGGACATGATCAGCACCAACGAGCTTGTGCAGAAGCTGGGGGTCGATGCCGCCGAGGCAACTGTGCGCTGGTCACAGGGTAAAGGCCTGAAGCCGCCGACCAAGAACTGA